A region from the Bradyrhizobium erythrophlei genome encodes:
- the cydB gene encoding cytochrome d ubiquinol oxidase subunit II, giving the protein MTQVLDLVPIWTVILALAVFFYVLLDGFDLGVGMLYGFAPDACSRNAIMNSIAPVWDGNETWLLLGGIGLFAAFPTAFAVIIPAVYFPIMVMLLALVFRGLAFEFRFRDAENRTFWDHAFCYGSAAATFAQGLVLGAFIQGFPVRDGQFAGTSFAFLTPFSVLTGVALLFGYGLLGAGWLILKTEAGIQAAARRQGRICLIGVVTAIAIVSIWTPIMSSAVAERWFTWPNIALFAPVPVLTGAIAVGTWRSLSSKAEAAPFFGAIGLFVLAYAGIAISLYPMIVPYQLTLWEAASSPRTQAFLLVGTLFLLPVILTYSSWSYWVFRGKVRTDVGYE; this is encoded by the coding sequence ATGACCCAGGTGCTCGATTTGGTTCCGATCTGGACGGTGATCCTGGCACTAGCCGTATTCTTCTATGTACTGCTCGATGGCTTCGATCTCGGAGTGGGCATGCTCTATGGCTTCGCACCAGATGCGTGTTCGCGCAACGCCATCATGAACTCGATCGCACCGGTCTGGGACGGCAATGAGACGTGGCTGCTGCTTGGCGGCATTGGCCTTTTCGCGGCGTTCCCGACAGCCTTCGCCGTGATCATTCCGGCGGTGTACTTCCCCATTATGGTCATGTTGCTCGCGCTGGTGTTCCGGGGCCTCGCATTCGAATTCCGGTTTCGCGACGCTGAAAACAGGACGTTCTGGGACCACGCATTCTGCTACGGATCCGCCGCAGCCACATTCGCGCAGGGCCTTGTGCTTGGCGCATTCATCCAGGGGTTTCCAGTTCGTGACGGCCAATTCGCTGGAACGTCGTTTGCGTTTCTCACACCGTTTTCCGTTCTGACCGGCGTGGCGTTGCTGTTCGGCTACGGCCTTCTCGGGGCTGGCTGGCTTATTCTGAAAACCGAGGCTGGTATTCAGGCCGCGGCACGTCGCCAAGGCCGGATCTGCCTCATCGGTGTAGTGACCGCCATCGCCATCGTGAGCATCTGGACGCCAATCATGAGCTCGGCGGTGGCGGAGCGCTGGTTTACCTGGCCCAACATCGCACTGTTCGCCCCGGTACCCGTGCTGACCGGCGCAATCGCGGTCGGGACATGGCGGTCACTCAGCAGCAAGGCCGAGGCGGCGCCTTTTTTTGGGGCCATCGGCCTCTTCGTCCTTGCGTACGCCGGCATAGCCATCAGCCTGTATCCGATGATTGTGCCCTACCAGCTGACGCTGTGGGAGGCTGCCTCGTCGCCGCGTACCCAGGCTTTCCTTCTGGTCGGAACGCTATTCCTGCTTCCTGTCATTCTGACCTATTCGAGCTGGTCGTATTGGGTGTTCCGCGGAAAGGTCCGAACGGACGTGGGGTATGAATGA
- a CDS encoding VOC family protein — MTRAFQIAYVDLDTPAAEQEVAYYDRVLGATPAERGSDGRAYFSLGLDHHNITIKPAPQKRLTALGLRIEQEAADETVRSLRGLGLSPEKKSDARPGVPALVEVVVAGHTLHLLPEMAMPGPGFRTSGVVPTRLGHVALITPEADKFVEFCSAIGFRTTDWFEGIATFLTCNHDHHVLNVIGAPETRLHHLAFELRSRAAHHDVADFLAKENHPILWGPSRHTAGHNLASYHYDPSRFLIELYSDMDVLVPELNIFEPRPWHEAYPQRPRVWTIEQLTTWGTRFDFDLKTA, encoded by the coding sequence ATGACCCGCGCTTTCCAAATCGCCTATGTCGATCTCGATACGCCTGCTGCGGAGCAGGAGGTCGCATATTACGACCGCGTGCTCGGAGCAACTCCTGCCGAGCGTGGATCCGACGGCCGCGCGTATTTCAGCCTCGGTCTCGATCACCACAACATCACCATCAAGCCGGCGCCCCAGAAGCGCCTCACGGCGCTCGGCCTGAGGATCGAACAAGAAGCGGCCGACGAGACTGTCCGGTCACTGCGCGGCCTCGGTCTCTCTCCGGAAAAGAAGAGCGACGCGCGGCCGGGCGTTCCCGCCCTGGTCGAGGTCGTCGTTGCGGGGCACACACTCCATTTGTTGCCGGAGATGGCCATGCCTGGCCCCGGCTTCCGTACCTCGGGCGTCGTTCCAACGCGTCTTGGACACGTTGCCCTGATAACGCCGGAGGCTGACAAATTCGTGGAATTCTGTTCGGCCATCGGGTTCCGCACGACCGATTGGTTCGAGGGAATTGCGACGTTCCTGACCTGTAACCACGATCACCACGTCCTCAACGTCATCGGTGCGCCAGAAACCCGGCTTCATCACCTTGCGTTTGAGCTGCGCAGCCGCGCCGCGCATCATGATGTGGCCGATTTTCTTGCAAAGGAAAACCATCCCATCCTCTGGGGGCCGTCGCGGCACACTGCGGGCCACAACCTCGCTTCCTATCACTACGACCCGAGCCGTTTTCTGATCGAGCTCTATTCCGACATGGACGTACTCGTTCCGGAGCTCAACATTTTCGAGCCGCGGCCCTGGCATGAGGCGTATCCCCAACGTCCTCGGGTGTGGACGATTGAGCAGTTGACGACGTGGGGAACTCGTTTCGACTTCGACTTGAAGACGGCTTAA
- a CDS encoding FAD-dependent monooxygenase, whose amino-acid sequence MKPLHALVIGAGIGGTAAAIALRRAGLDVSLFEQTMAQREVGAGIQISPNVSRLLGRYGLGDAMARAAVRPSSVVFRRWQDGRVLGREELGDSIETRYGAPYYHFHRADLIALLADAFGRKEIKLGRRLVDVAQDETGVTARFEDGSSERGDLLIGADGIHSQVRERLFGVEKPRFSGQIAYRGLAPAERVAHLGLPLDVTNWVGPGGHFVHYFVSSGRFLNFVAVSEEASWTREQWSDRGSVSDAAKIYEGWHPQIATILSAVDETFKWALFDRSPLPEWTRGRVALLGDACHPMLPYMAQGAAQAIEDGAALAACLKHVAFDIPSAFRAYVALRKPRATEVQERSRANSTSFHLQDGPQQLERDHVFATRGVRGSPEAMNRLYGYDAEAVAATLEEKR is encoded by the coding sequence GTGAAGCCGCTTCATGCCCTGGTGATCGGCGCTGGTATCGGCGGTACGGCCGCTGCCATCGCGTTGCGTCGGGCCGGCCTCGACGTTTCCTTGTTCGAGCAGACGATGGCGCAACGCGAGGTTGGCGCGGGCATTCAGATCAGCCCCAACGTCTCCCGGCTGCTGGGCCGCTACGGGCTCGGCGACGCCATGGCGCGGGCCGCCGTTCGCCCTTCCTCGGTCGTGTTTCGTCGCTGGCAGGACGGCCGTGTCCTGGGGCGCGAAGAACTGGGTGACTCGATCGAGACTCGCTATGGGGCGCCGTACTACCATTTCCACCGAGCTGACCTCATCGCCCTTCTGGCGGACGCGTTCGGTCGCAAGGAGATCAAGCTTGGACGACGTCTGGTCGATGTCGCGCAAGACGAAACGGGCGTGACCGCCCGCTTCGAGGATGGCTCGTCCGAGCGCGGCGATCTCCTTATCGGGGCGGACGGAATCCACTCCCAGGTTCGCGAGCGGCTGTTCGGCGTGGAAAAGCCGCGGTTCTCGGGGCAGATCGCGTACAGGGGGCTCGCGCCTGCCGAACGCGTCGCGCATCTCGGCCTTCCGCTCGATGTCACGAACTGGGTGGGGCCGGGCGGACACTTTGTCCACTACTTCGTTTCCTCAGGTCGATTCCTGAACTTTGTGGCGGTCAGCGAAGAGGCGAGCTGGACGCGGGAACAATGGTCCGACCGCGGTTCGGTCTCCGATGCGGCAAAGATTTATGAGGGGTGGCATCCGCAAATTGCAACGATTCTCTCGGCGGTCGATGAGACGTTCAAATGGGCGTTGTTCGATCGCAGTCCACTCCCGGAATGGACGCGGGGGCGCGTCGCGCTGCTGGGGGACGCGTGCCATCCCATGCTGCCTTACATGGCGCAGGGGGCAGCGCAGGCCATCGAGGACGGTGCCGCGCTGGCGGCCTGCCTGAAACACGTTGCCTTCGACATTCCGTCGGCGTTTCGGGCTTACGTCGCATTGCGCAAGCCGCGCGCGACCGAGGTGCAGGAAAGATCTCGCGCCAATTCCACGAGCTTCCACCTGCAGGACGGACCACAACAGCTCGAGAGGGATCACGTCTTCGCCACGCGAGGCGTGCGCGGCAGCCCTGAGGCAATGAACAGACTTTATGGCTACGACGCAGAAGCCGTCGCGGCGACGCTGGAGGAAAAACGATGA
- a CDS encoding ABC transporter substrate-binding protein, translating into MSRHARAARFAYFDIALTMLIGLAIAAPSTAQEKRYDPGASDAVIKIGNTAPYSGPLSSNGIIARTEGAFFKMINEQGGVNGREIEFISYDDAYSPPKTVEQTRKLIESDEVLLLFNQLGTPTTMSVIKYVNAKKVPQLFIAAGGTIFGDQKTYPWSMGFQPSYQSETRIYGRYLRENYPTGKIAVLSSNDDFGRDNIKGLKDGLGDAVGNIVAEVTYETSAPTIDSELVRLKFSGASIFVNFASAKFAAQAIKKAAEIGWKPVHILHGNSQSISAVLKPAGLENARDIITASYSKDPADAAWKDDPGLKRFSDFMAKYMPGEDKNNFYVVYGYNAAQALVEVLGRCKDDLTRANIMRQAEALNQVHLDMLLPDVTLSTSPADHYPIEQMQLQKFDGQNWVRFGSAMKGR; encoded by the coding sequence ATGTCCCGGCACGCGCGCGCAGCGAGGTTCGCTTATTTTGATATCGCTCTGACGATGCTGATCGGATTGGCCATTGCAGCGCCCAGCACCGCCCAAGAGAAGCGGTACGATCCCGGCGCATCCGATGCGGTCATCAAGATTGGCAATACTGCTCCCTACAGCGGGCCGCTCTCCTCGAATGGCATTATCGCCAGAACGGAAGGCGCCTTCTTCAAGATGATCAACGAACAGGGGGGCGTTAATGGACGCGAGATCGAGTTCATTTCTTACGATGATGCGTATAGTCCTCCCAAGACGGTGGAGCAGACGCGCAAGTTGATCGAAAGCGACGAGGTTCTGCTTCTCTTCAATCAACTTGGCACGCCGACCACCATGTCGGTTATCAAATATGTCAACGCCAAAAAGGTACCGCAGCTGTTCATCGCGGCCGGAGGAACCATCTTCGGCGATCAGAAGACATACCCTTGGTCGATGGGCTTCCAGCCAAGCTACCAAAGCGAAACCCGCATCTACGGCAGGTACCTGCGCGAAAACTATCCCACTGGAAAGATTGCCGTTCTCTCGTCCAATGACGACTTCGGACGGGACAATATCAAGGGCTTGAAGGACGGTCTCGGCGATGCGGTCGGCAATATTGTCGCCGAAGTCACGTATGAGACGAGCGCGCCGACGATCGATTCCGAACTTGTGAGGCTGAAATTCTCGGGCGCGAGCATCTTCGTCAATTTCGCCTCGGCGAAATTTGCGGCGCAAGCCATTAAGAAAGCGGCGGAGATCGGCTGGAAGCCCGTGCACATCCTGCATGGAAACTCGCAATCGATCAGCGCCGTCCTAAAACCCGCCGGCCTCGAAAACGCAAGGGACATCATCACAGCGAGTTACAGCAAGGATCCTGCCGATGCGGCCTGGAAAGATGACCCCGGTTTGAAGAGATTCTCCGATTTCATGGCCAAATACATGCCGGGAGAAGACAAAAACAATTTCTATGTGGTCTATGGATACAATGCCGCCCAGGCGCTGGTCGAAGTACTCGGGCGGTGCAAGGATGACCTTACACGCGCTAACATCATGAGGCAGGCCGAGGCGTTGAACCAAGTTCATCTCGACATGCTGCTTCCGGACGTTACGTTGAGCACATCGCCAGCCGACCACTACCCGATCGAACAGATGCAATTGCAGAAGTTCGATGGCCAGAACTGGGTGAGGTTTGGCTCTGCCATGAAGGGACGCTGA
- a CDS encoding cytochrome ubiquinol oxidase subunit I has protein sequence MTEVGRQPWTIYGLLRTAASVSPSLTGSDVTLSLLGYMAVYLLIYPWGLILMLRLVRKGPVETSAAAPAIEAGRPAAPVLAPVINVMKGEVR, from the coding sequence GTGACCGAGGTCGGCCGGCAGCCATGGACGATCTACGGGCTGTTGCGCACGGCGGCCTCGGTGTCGCCGTCTTTGACAGGCTCTGACGTTACGCTGTCGCTGCTGGGTTACATGGCAGTCTATCTGCTGATCTATCCCTGGGGCCTCATCCTGATGCTTCGCCTCGTTCGCAAGGGCCCGGTTGAGACCAGCGCAGCGGCTCCGGCAATCGAGGCTGGGAGACCTGCGGCGCCAGTTCTGGCACCGGTAATCAACGTCATGAAAGGAGAGGTGCGATGA